A genomic window from Pecten maximus chromosome 6, xPecMax1.1, whole genome shotgun sequence includes:
- the LOC117330068 gene encoding DNA-directed RNA polymerase II subunit RPB1-like, translated as MSVLPPVTIPDHLLYYPQSQSHMSVLPPVTIPHVCTTPSHNPTCLYYPQSQSHMSVLPPVTIPDHLLYYPQSQSQIICTNPSHNPRSSSVLPSYNPKSSSVLPSHNPRSSSVLPSHNPRSSVLPSHNPRSSSVLPSHNPRSSSVLPPSHNPKSSSVLPPSHNPKSSSVLPPVTIPDNLLYYPPVTIPDHLYYPVTIPNHLYYPVTIPDHLYYPVTIPDHLLYYPPVTIPNHLLYYPPVTIPDHLLYYPPVTIPDHLLYYPQSQSQIIFCTTQSQSQITICTTPSHNPRSSSVLPPSHNPRSSSVLPSHNPKSSSVPPSHNPKSLSVLPSHDVCTTPSHNPKSLSVLPSHDVCTTPSHNPKSSSVPPSHNPKSSSVPPTHNPKSSSVLPSHNPKSSSVIPSHNPRS; from the coding sequence ATGTCTGTACTACCCCCAGTCACAATCCCAGATCATCTTCTGTACTACCCCCAGTCACAATCCCACATGTCTGTACTACCCCCAGTCACAATCCCACATGTCTGTACTACCCCCAGTCACAATCCCACATGTCTGTACTACCCCCAGTCACAATCCCACATGTCTGTACTACCCCCAGTCACAATCCCAGATCATCTTCTGTACTACCCCCAGTCACAATCCCAGATCATCTGTACTAACCCCAGTCACAATCCCAGATCATCTTCTGTACTACCCAGTTACAATCCCAAATCATCTTCTGTACTACCCAGTCATAATCCCAGATCATCTTCTGTACTACCCAGTCACAATCCCAGATCATCTGTACTACCCAGTCACAATCCCAGATCATCATCTGTACTACCCAGTCACAATCCCAGATCATCTTCTGTACTACCCCCCAGTCACAATCCCAAATCATCTTCTGTACTACCCCCCAGTCACAATCCCAAATCATCGTCTGTACTACCCCCAGTCACAATCCCAGATAATCTTCTGTACTACCCCCCAGTCACAATCCCAGATCATCTGTACTACCCAGTCACAATCCCAAATCATCTGTACTACCCAGTCACAATCCCAGATCATCTGTACTACCCAGTCACAATCCCAGATCATCTTCTGTACTACCCCCCAGTCACAATCCCAAATCATCTTCTGTACTACCCCCCAGTCACAATCCCAGATCATCTTCTGTACTACCCCCCAGTCACAATCCCAGATCATCTTCTGTACTACCCCCAGTCACAATCCCAAATCATCTTCTGTACTACCCAGTCACAATCCCAGATCACCATCTGTACTACCCCCAGTCACAATCCCAGATCATCTTCTGTACTACCCCCCAGTCACAATCCCAGATCATCATCTGTCCTACCCAGTCACAATCCCAAATCATCTTCTGTACCCCCCAGTCACAATCCCAAATCATTGTCTGTCCTACCCAGTCACGATGTCTGTACTACCCCCAGTCACAATCCCAAATCATTGTCTGTCCTACCCAGTCACGATGTCTGTACTACCCCCAGTCACAATCCCAAATCATCTTCTGTACCCCCCAGTCACAATCCCAAATCGTCTTCTGTACCCCCCACTCACAATCCCAAATCATCGTCTGTCCTACCCAGTCATAATCCCAAATCATCTTCTGTAATACCCAGTCACAATCCCAGATCATGA